The Diceros bicornis minor isolate mBicDic1 chromosome 31, mDicBic1.mat.cur, whole genome shotgun sequence genomic sequence aaaaCATAATGGTttcgtatatgtatatatgtgaaatgattaccacaataagtttagttaacatctgtcaccatccctagttacaatttttttttcttgtgatgagaacttttaagatcttagcaactttcaaatacacagtaccgtattattaactatagtcaccatgctatgtATTAcctccccaggacttatttattttgtaactggaagtttgtaccttttgacccccttcacccatcgTCCCCCcgcaccccccacctctggcaaccaccagcctGTTTCCTGTTTGTATGAGTTcactttttttaagattccacatataagtgagttcaTATGGTAttagtctttctctgacttacttcacttagcatgatgccctccaggtccatccatgttgtcacaaatggcaagattttcttctttttttatggctgaataatatttcctatatacataccacattttctttcacaGGGACATTTCCATCCTTCTGTCTTCAAATCCCACAGGAGCTTCAGATTCTCCTTATCCAGAGTTGACATCTGGAAGTTCCCTCTCCTTGCTTTGCCCAGCTACCTAGCCATAAGCTCAGAGGTCACTGTCAGCATCCCCTCTCTGTGACCTGCCCAGATCTGATCAAGTCTGGTTCAGTTCACCAGCAAATCTCTCTCGGACCCTTGGTCCATCCTCGCTACCATATCTCCTTCACTCTCCTGTCTTGACTACAGTAGCCTCAACTGGTCTCTCTCCCTCAGTCTTTTCCCTTGCTGTCTTCTCTGCCCCCAGTAATATTTCTAAAACAGAAGTGTGGTCGTGTGTCTCCACTGCTTCAGCCTTGACTTTAGGACAGAGACCAAGTCCCAGTGCCTCCCGCCGTGTGCCCTTCAGAGGTGCTCCTACACTCTGTGTTCTTCAGAAGAGCTCGTAAAACAGATGCAGTTTTTTCTTCAGTGCTTTTGCACATGTTTGTTCCTGTCTGGAATGTTCTCCCAACTGCCCCTCTTGCTCACCAAATTTGTCCACGTCTCTAACTGCTCTTCCTTCCTTAAAACTCAATTATCACCATTTGTGGAATAACCTTCTTGAAACCTCTCCCTTTGGCTCCTCCACCtatgtgctttttttctttgctcttaaACTCATAGTCTTGTGTATTTGTTTATAAGTCTGTCTGCTCTACAAAAGCCCAGCTTTTGTCTTACACGTTCTGTGTCTGTAGTATCTAGCAAAGAGCCTGAGTAAGCGCTCAAGTGTTTGCTGAATGGCTAAGAAATTTGGTAATGGGACGTAATTAGCCTGCAGCCTTCTAAAATCTGTTAGGTTAGTGAACCTTTCAAACTGATAGTCTGTTTCGCTTAGAGTACTTCGGAGAAAGAATATAGGAATTGGTCTTCAGGAGATTCTTAGAGGGCAGGGTTCTAATTCCCAAAGTCAGAAAAAAACTCAAGCTTTCCTCAGTAATCCATTGGTGATCATTTATGTGAACTTAATAAGCCCAAATACGGATCTCTTATCCTTCAGCAAGCATTATGCAGTGCCCCCTGTGTGATGGCGCTGTGGTGGTGTTTGGAGTCTTGATTTTGCAGCATGAAAGACGCCCTGTAATTACTCTCCATGTTTTGGTTCCACAGCTTTATGAAAACTTCATCAGTGAATTTGAACACAGGTAAAACTCTCTTGTCAGTTTTTGGCTTTGAAAATGCAAATGTTGGTACTTGACGCTCAAAGACTGGTGGTGTTTTTATTTCAGGGTGAATCCTTTGTCCCTGGTAGAAATCATTCTTCATGTAGTTAGACAGATGACTGGTGAGTCTCACTTTGTTTCATAAAGAAGCGGATCCAAATGGTaattaaaataatcttgaaatATAAGGTAAttgaacttttgcattttgataaaaaatttcagattctaaattatgtttttattatattttgtggTCTAAACCTAAAGATTGTCCTACCTAAAAGTGTCCTGGTTGGTAAAAACCCATCTGTAAAGATACTCTGTTGCTGGTTctttgactttgttcttctttcttttctagatCCTAATGTGGCTCTTACTTTTCTGGAAAAGACTCGCGAGAAGGTAAATGTGAAGTTTAAGCCAGACCTTTTGAAATATGTGTGACCTGTAGTTTGTGTCTGTGCTCACCGTCCACACTTCTAGAGACCTGTGTGTCTAGTCGTGCGCGCTGAGTCAGGTGCACATGCCTTGCTGGTCTGCTGCCCCCACTTCTGAGCTTCCTCATTTCTGATGACTTTAGGTGAAAAGTAGCGATGAGGCAGTGATCCTGTGTAAAACCGCAATTGGCGCTCTGAAACTAAACGTCGGGGACCTCCAGGTTACAAAGGTGAGAGTGCCGTGATGTAGATTTATCTATGGTTTAAAAGCTGTTTAAAACTGTAGGGGCAAATCCTATTTTTCCTCTGtaactatttattttaaaataatttcagattacAGAGAAGTTGCAATATAGCACAGAgaactctctgctctccttaccTCAGATTCCCATTGTCAGCAGTTCAACACTTTGCCCTCTCATTCTctgtgcgtgtgagtgtgtgttttcaGAACTGTTTAAGAGCAAGTTGCTGATGCAATGCCTGTTAGCCTTCAACAAAAGAGTGTGACCTGTATGACCACAGCACGTCCCTCCAGCAAGAGTCCACACAGCCTCAGCAGGTCCACAGCACGTGGGTTCTTCTGACCAGGGTCGGCCTCCTCATCACTGAGGGTGATAACGCTGCTCCTCCACCCTCTTTCTGCCTCCTAATCATTATTGATGTTTCCTGTGCGAGTTCATGCCTTTCTTATTTTCGTTTCAGTGTAATTTTGGGGACAGGTATGGATACGGGTGGCAGTTAGACCCACTTATGTGGTCAGTCCACCTTGTTTAACCAGACTACATGTGtgggggttgttttgtttttgtttttgtttttgtttttttggtgaggaagattagccctgagctaacatctgttaccaatcctcctctttttgctgaggaagattggccctgggctcacctccatgcccatcctcctctactttatatgtgggatgcctgccacagcatggcttgataagcactgcatagatctgtgcccaggatccgaacccacaaaccctgggccgccaaagtggagcgtgagaacttaaccactgtgccagcccctatatgtgtttggttttgttctgttttggtttggggtttttttggtaaccatagtattaaagaaaatattgagaGTAAGTGTTCGTAATCTCATTGccttaagaaaataattcttaatGTTTCTTGTTGCTTCCCAGTCATAGCCCACTTGCATACTTATTGCATTTTTGTTTCAGAATATTTAAGACATACTGAAAGCTATAAAATACTATAAAGACTGCTGTAATGGGCATCCACAGGCCCCACCCAGCTTAGGAATGAAGCTGCACAGCACAGTTGGAGCTGCTGGGCCCCTCAGACCATGTTCCTCCCCCAGCAACGCTCCCTCAATCGTGTCTGGCGTTTCTCATGCTCATGCATTTCCTTACGCTTCCCCAGATAGGGATGTGTGACTCTAAGTGACATGtggtattgttttatttatttatttattttttgaggaagattggccctgtgctaacatctattgccagtcttcctttttttcttttttctccccaaagacccagtacatagttgtatatcacagctatagagttgtagctcttctgtgtgggacctACCTCAGCTTgtgggcttgatgagcggtgagtaggtccatgcccaggatccgaaccggcgaaccccaggccaccaaagtagaaCACGCATGCCAGGCTGACCCTGATATTGTTTTAAATTACTGGCTTGATGCTAGGTTTGAGAGTCATGTTGATATGCATGACCAGTTCATTTTTACTGTTatgtggtatttcattgtataaatgTTTCACAGCCTGTGTTTCCAGTCTCCTATTGAAAAGATTCAGATTGCTCTTTTCTATTACAAGGAATACTGTTAGCAGCTTTTCTGTGCCTGGTTCCTTGTGTACTGGGCAGAATCTCACCAGGATATACACCTGGAGAGGAGACTACAGGTATAAGGCGCTTGCTCTTCACCTTTACCAGATATTGCCAGGTGTTTCTGCAAGGTGGCCCACGCTCCTGTAGCTCCACACAGCACTCCCGAAGCTCTGTGTcttcaacacttggtattttctgaCTGATTCCTCCGATCTAGTGGAGATGAAAGGGTATCTCGTAaggggtttaatttgcatttcttgatTACTGGTGGTTTATTGACCACTCCATTCATGTCTCCACTTCTGTAAATTGCCAGTTaatttcttttgcccatttttctgtgttttggaTAAACTGAAGTTTTccattttaatgtagtcaaatttatcaatctttgtgGCTTAAGCGTTTCATCTTGtcatatattactttaaaaatgtattaaattaaaaagaaaggtgaggggccagccccgtggcttagcggttaagtgcacgtgctccgctactggcggcctgggttcggatcccgggtgcacactgacgcaccgcttgtccggccatgctgaggcggcgtcccacatacagcatctagagggatgtgcagctatgacgtacaactatctcctggggctttggggagaaaaagggaaaaaaaggaggaggagtggcaatagatgttagctcagggctggtattcctcatcaaaaagaggaggattggcatggatgttagctcagggctgatgttcctcaccaaaaaaaaaaaaaagtgattttgcTTCCGGTATGTAGGAAACAATTGAAGATGTTGAAGAAATGCTCAACAACCTCCCCGGTGTGACATCAGTTCACAGTCGTTTCTACGATCTCTCCAGTAAATACTATCAAACAATTGGAAACCATGCCTCCTACTACAAAGATGCTCTGCGGTTTCTGGGCTGTGTTGACATCAAGGATCTGCCAGGTAACACAGGCTGTTAAGTCCATGTCGCACAGGAGCTCGCTCTCAAGACCTAGCAACTGTGAGGCACTTGAGGCAGCAGATCTCAGGAATTACTCAGATGTCTTCATCCCTTTTGGAAGAAAGCCCACGTGGCGAGGGGTAGGGAGTTGTTTAAGCTGTAGTTTCTACGCTGTATTTGTCTTGGGCATTTGATTCAGATGAAAACGAGGCTGCTCCTCTTAGCCATTGCTGTTCCTTCTCCAAGTCCCTAGTGTTACCTCAGTCAGAGGTCTGTGTGAGAAACATAGCGATGCAAGTAACCTTAACCCCTGCAGGGTGAAGGGCACGGTAGAACCCCTGTTCCTGAGACGCTTGTTCTGAAAACTAAAATGCTAGACCCAGGGgaataaattacaaaaatctgTCAAGGATTTGAGGGTGGAAAGAAACATGACCAGTGACTTTTGGGACGAATGCAAGGAATGTGTGTTTAGAAAAGAAATTTTAGCCTATTTCAGTACGTTTTAAATGTTTCTCACAGTATATTGTTGAAGCTAAGGAGACCAGCAACTCCTAAAAATGTTAATGCAGTTTTAATTGCTGCATCTCAAGAAAAATATATTGGAAAAAGCAATTAATGTGGTCAAGAGAATAAGGGACTTGCTGTATGGGAACAAAAAGTAGGTTGATTTCGTCTGGGAGGGGCTAAATGCAATGACTCTGCGATCAGCAAGGTGGTACTGCTTCCCATAGCAGGCAGGTGATAAGGAACACATTGCTCCAGGCAGTAGAAGAGCTGAAGATATAAATAGATTCACATAcctataggaaaaaatatataaatgaatgaatgtcttcCCCACAAAACCCACGTATGTGGTTCCAAGTATAATCTAAGTCAACCCAGTGCTTCAGAAGAGATGACTAAGTTTAGTGCTTTGTAACATAACCATTACGGAGAATAGTTTCTGTACTTTTTTATGTGAGATTTTTAAAGCCAGACAGGACTGAGTCCCATGACTGGGTTGTAACTGGAGGTGTGTTGTTGCCGTAGTGTCTGAGCAGCAGGAGAGAGCTTTCACACTGGGACTAGCAGGACTTCTTGGCGAGGGCGTTTTTAACTTTGGAGAACTTGTAagtggatcctgggcacagattgCTGAACAAGGGGGAGACTGTGATTTTTGGCCAGCTAACCATCTCGGTCCTCGCAGCTCATGCACCCCGTGCTGGAATCACTGAGGAGCACCGACCGGCAGTGGCTGATTGACACCCTGTATGCCTTTAACAGTGGCAACGTAGAGCGATTCCAGACCCTGAAGACTGCCTGGGGCCAGCAGGTCAGTCTTGGGCAGGGATGGCTGAGCACGCCCACAGTGCTCTTGCCTCTTCATCCATGTGTCTGGGCGTTTATTCaggaaatgtttactgagcaccttgcCTCTACACACCAggccctggggagggaggagactaAGACAGGCCAGCCTTGCTCTCATAGAGCAAGTGGTTATGTGGCTAATGAGTTACACTCATTAACTATAGAAGTGGTCAGTGCTACAAATGGAGAGAATACGATATAGGAGTTTCATCTGTGCTTGGTGGAGGCTTCTAAAGGAAGTAATGCTGTTTGTCTGACCTCAGGGATGAGTAGAAATTAGCCAAATGAAGAGGATGGAAGAGCAGAGGAAAAGGACGCTTTTAGCACATTGCTGGACTGAAGTAGCGCGTGCGAGGCTGAAGCGAGTGATGAAAGTGGGAGAgggcatgggagggagggaggaggggtcagTGCAGGGGAGTGGGCACTAGGAGAGGGGTTGGTGCAGGGGAGAGGGCGCTAGGGAGGGCGTACAGGTGAGGGAAGGAGCCTCTGGGAAGTGGAATTAGGGAGAAGAGGTGCTTAAGAACTTGAGCTTTAAcagtaagttttttcctttttaaaggaaattattaAAGGCAAATATTACTGAAATGCTAATGGTGATAGGAATTATGATTGTGTTGTTTCTATACTTGTCTGAAACTTTCCATTTTCTCAGCATTCAAAATAAACTTGTAGAATTCACACGTAATGGAGCAGAGGAGATATAAATGGACTGTGAAGAGGCAGAAAGCAGATCCAGCCAAACCTGACTGTAGTCTCTGTTGacatctcaaagaaaaaaatgtgcaaatcagaaagaaaaatggcTAGCTgtagaaatttaaagaaaagaaagaccttCAGAGGTGCAAGCCAGCAGTATCCGTCTAAGCAACAAGAGCCTCTGTGGGGGGAGTGGGCCCTTTCTGAAGAGCTTGCCCTGTCCGGTTCCCGTGGCAGAAGTGTCCCTCTCGGGGCTGCCTGTGTCAGGGTGTGAGTTATTGAACATGTGAATCAAGTAATCCACTCTCCTTGGTTTGGTTCTGTGCTCAGCAGATAAACTTTGACCCACCTGCAAGGAGATTTAACCTTGCAAGGTCATGCAGAGGGACTGTTTATGGTTCTCGTGACAATGCTGTTTCTCATTATAAATTAGTAACTTGCTTTTTCAGTTTGGAACAAGTCCCTGGGACTTAAGGAGTGTGTTCCTCAGAGGCCCCACTTACATCGAGCTGCCTGAGCAGGCAGTGCATCTGGACCCAGGACACAGGCTATGTCCTTCCCTGCCTTTCCTTATGCCAAGAGTCTTCCCAAAACGCCTGTGCCCTGTAGTCCTGCCTCTGGTGTTGGTGACATTAGTACAAATCTTATCTTGTAAATTCCTTTCTTGGAAAATGGCCTTTCAGCGAGGCACTCTTCTAATGATTTCCTAAGAAAAGTGAGGTTCAAAATCACGTGAGGCTAATAATGAGCCTCGGTGATCTACTGTGTAAGATGTGTGGACCTGCTTAGTTTCTTTGTGTTCGACGTACTGTTGTAGGAAGAATTTCAGAGCCCAGGTTAGGTAACTGATGTCTTTCCGCTTCACAGCCTGACTTAGCCGCCAATGAAGCCCagcttctgaggaagattcagttGTTGTGCCTCATGGAGGTAAGCGAGCATCCAGGAATCGTTCTGTGATTGCAGACCCTACAGGTGAGCCCAGGCACACTCTCCGAGCCTCTCACTTCGGGCCCGTCCCCTCCAcctccttccttttccctctGCCACCACTTGCTTTTTGAAGTTTGTGTTTGGGTCTCAGCTTAGATGACccctcctcagagaggtcttccctgaccatcAGAGCTAAAGCAGCTGCCACTTCGTTGCACTTACTGCCCTGTCTACATGTTCATCTGGCTTGCCCCACCAGAATGTAAGCTTCTTGAGAAAAGGGACCTTGTGTTTCTGGTTCAGGGTATTCCCAGCCCAGGTGCTTGTTCAGGAAAGGAAGAATGACTATTGTAGAAAACTACTATAAAGCTTATTTCACCTTCTTATCTAAGCATTGAAAGCTTGTTCTTAAAATACATGTCTAACATTAAGAGAATTTTAGGATGTGGGATACTAATAAGATCTATATTTTCGGAACATGTATTGCCAAAGTATCCTTATCAGTCAGTTCTCTGacaatttttatttggaaaaataataaatgaaaatttctttCAGATGACTTTCACACGACCTGCCAATCACAGACAACTCACTTTTGAGGAAATTGCCAAAAGTGCTAAAATCACTGTGAACGAGGTATAGTTGTCCTTGGACTCGAAGTTACAGCAGCACAGCTGCTGCCAGAGGGCTGCTTGTGTGAGCACACTGCTCAAACACCACAGGAGGAAACAGCGTCCTGTTTCCTCCTGTGTCAAGCTAGCGGGGTCCACAGGTGTGTGCGTGTTGGCATCAGGTTGTCTTACACAAGCCCTCCCTGCAGGTGGAGTTGCTGGTGATGAAGGCGCTCTCGGTGGGGCTGGTGAAAGGCAGCATTGATGAGGTGGATAAGCGGGTTCACATGACCTGGGTGCAGCCCCGTGTGCTGGATTTGCAGCAGGTGATGTGACTGAAGTACAAAGTTCACCCTTGTGGGGGGTTGGGGTTGTATCTATGCTGTTTTAGTTTCGTTTGGATGGAAGCCATTTAGGAAGAAAGCATTACTAGACGAGAGATTTTGGAGAATGAATTACTGCTGTGGGGACTAAGTTTTTCAAAGAACCTAATTTAATGCaagcctgggatttgaaccctgcaTTTAAAAGCTTATTGTGACAACAGTGCTGGTTGTGCTGATGATGCCTTTTAATCTTAAAATTGGTACTCTGATCAAACATGTTCCTGGTTCTGTGATTTGAGCTCAAATCCATCTTGTTCACATTTGCTGGAAATTTAATCCTCTGGATTTCCTCTATTGCCTGTTTTCTTTCATGcaagtttttttaaatgtccttGTGATAAGAATTGACTGAGATAATCCCATCTCACATACTCCCCTCCTCTAGCTCTGATGTCCTTTCTGTTAGTGCTGCTCTCAAGAATTAGCTGGAAATTTAGAACTGCCCCCGTCAGGTGCTGTGTCTTAACACCCGTGTGCTCCTGGTTTGCAACCCAGATCAAGGGAATGAAGGACCGCCTGGAGTTCTGGTGTACCGACGTGAAGAGCATGGAGATGCTGGTGGAGCACCAGGCCCACGACATCCTCACCTAGTGTCCCCCTGCGTTGGCCTGTCTGTGGGCAGGTATTTCGTTGCTGATGAACCTGGCAGCTGAGAAGATCTGCATTtaattgggggtgggggttgggattCTGTTTGAAATAGGGACTATTCCTGCTGTGAAAACAGAGGCCCGTCATTGATGGGGGGCGCCTGGCCAGAGGGAGAAGCCTCCTGTGTGAGTGTCTCCCGCAGCCTGCAGTGGCGAGGGGTCACTGTGTCTCAGGGGATGAGGCAGGATGTAGGTACCCCGAGGCATGGGAAGATGTGGAGGACACCCACTGCAAGGCTGCTCTCCACGCATCCACCTGTGTGAATGTCTTTTCCAGTGTGGTTTGAGAATGTTCCTGGAATAAACGCCTTTGCTTTGTCCTTTTGGTGGTTGCTCCTTAGGCAGCTTCCAGGTCAAGCCTGTGCCTGAGGACATTAAAAGCAGGAGGTGGAACCTAGGGAGTGCTGGGTGGGGATCTGGCCTtggccctgcactccctctgCTCTGAGAGAAGGGCATCCCTGCACACACAGGGACGGGGCAGAGCCAGGCTCAGATGGCACTGCGGCCGAGGAAGCGAGTCCTGTCTTGACTGTCACCCAGAGAGACGCGGTGTCCACCCCACTGCCACCTAGCCAGCAGCTTCTACAACCCAAGTGCCCCTGTGCTGACACAAGCAGCCCTCAGACAGCCTGGTGCTGGGTGTCCAGGGAGGGGGTACACGTACACAAAGAGGAATCACCACGTGTGCGTTAGGAAGAGGGACGGGTTTAATACGGTCTTTGATGCTGTGCTGGATCCTTCATTCTGCGGAGCTTCTCTTGTAGTTCTCCAGGTGGTACAAGACCCAGCCTGCAGGGATCAGGAAGCTGAGGAACGTCACAGAGAGCCCGATGGCCTGCTCCTGGGTTGAGGAGAGCACACATGAATCCACTAGGCCCAGTTACAGGGCTCAGTCCTGGGTCATTAAGTGGGCTGTCTTCTTCCCCCAC encodes the following:
- the PSMD13 gene encoding 26S proteasome non-ATPase regulatory subunit 13; its protein translation is MKDVPGFLQQSQSSGPGQAAVWHRLEELYTKKLWHQLTLQVLDFVQDPCFAQGDGLIKLYENFISEFEHRVNPLSLVEIILHVVRQMTDPNVALTFLEKTREKVKSSDEAVILCKTAIGALKLNVGDLQVTKETIEDVEEMLNNLPGVTSVHSRFYDLSSKYYQTIGNHASYYKDALRFLGCVDIKDLPVSEQQERAFTLGLAGLLGEGVFNFGELLMHPVLESLRSTDRQWLIDTLYAFNSGNVERFQTLKTAWGQQPDLAANEAQLLRKIQLLCLMEMTFTRPANHRQLTFEEIAKSAKITVNEVELLVMKALSVGLVKGSIDEVDKRVHMTWVQPRVLDLQQIKGMKDRLEFWCTDVKSMEMLVEHQAHDILT